The Juglans regia cultivar Chandler chromosome 1, Walnut 2.0, whole genome shotgun sequence nucleotide sequence GTATCTCTTCTTGTCGCCGCCAGCTTGCCAAATTCGAGACTACCATATGTAATTCTCTCTCAAATTTTCCTCCCAATTAACTTGAAACTGttgctcaatctcctcaacCTGTTTTTCCAGTGCATCAATACGACCCAATGTATGCCCAAAAACCCTTTTATTCCACTCCCTTAACACCACCTTAGTCGGCTTTAATTTTCTAGTCAAAATCTGAATAGCTGAACCCTCCACCCTAAAGTCCCAACCTACCCAAACACAATCCAAAAAGCTATGAtggtccacccacatttgttggaaaCGAAAAGAGGTCGAGCCATAGATGAAAGGATCCTTCTTGAGTTCAATAAACATGGGAGCATGATCTGAAGTATAACGTGGCAAATATGAACAAGTAGCGTTTGGAAACAATGCATGGGAGGAACTATCCATGAGAGCACGATCAAGACGTGCCCAAGAATGGGCAAGCCCCgattgcccattacaccatgtaaGCATACTTCCTTTCGTAGCCATTTCTATCAAACCCCCTTGGtgaatccaattattaaaatcctccatagccATGCTAGGCTGAGGCCTACCTCTCATCATTTCTGAATCAttacgaataatattaaaatcacccagAAACACACAAGGATGTGATCCCAAATTTTGAGAGCCAAGATCATCCCAAAGGAGTCTTCCCTCCGCCATGGTGCATTTAGCATAAACCGCAGTGAGCAAGAACATCTCGGTCCCTTCACCTACTAGCATAGAAATAAATTGCACTCCCATCCAAACCACATGCACCACATAGGTACTATTCCAGAAAATCCAAATTTTGCCCCCATCATTCTCATTAGAAATGacattatcaaaattcaaacagcGCGCCAATTTACGAGCttcctctaaattttgaaaagtttctAATAGAGCAACAACTTTCGGTTTCAACTTACCAATCAACTTCTTTACTCTACTCCTGGAGGTCCCaatccctctaatattccatacaaaaatggaatcaatcattaagcAAGGTTTGAGAGTCGTGCATGAACCCAAGATGAACTTCGCATTTTAACAAAcatctttttcttatatttcttcATACCTTCATTAGCCTTAGACTCCGTGAGATACACTTTATCCTGCGGGAAGACCTCTGATTGGAAATCTAGTTCAAGTTCTGATACAGTATTCTCCAACACAAGCATCTCTGCCCCAGAAACCTCCTCATGCTCCTCTTCCTCAAGTGGTTTGTTCCGCACAACACACATATCCCTCTCCTCAAACAGTTCCCCCCTCACTGGGCAACATCATCGGGGTTTCAAGAGTCTGCTGTGTACAACCAACCAATGAATTTTCCTACATGCTAGCACCCATAGCATTCTCATCATGAACCGGAAGaatgttttttgtttcaatAACCTTACCACCCTTTGTTTCAATAGAAATCATGCTAACAGCGTGGGGAACAACTTCACCCCCTGGTGTAGCATCTCCCTCTGTTAACAACAAAACCgaatgtggcgcccccgacccctaTGAACAAGAACACGGGAATCAAGACAACTGGATGGTGACAacatggtcacgcatcccaacgatagtgccaagtgtgtgtgcatgcaacagtgtacaaaaacaatgcagtggataatttaagtaagtcaactaagtaccaaaaCTGTTAATACAatttaaacatcagtaaaagtagtttaaaaagttatacaatcatcccaaataaaatataatacaagtcccaaaataaaatgagtggtcccaaatcactcctcgagcagagccgaatcctcaggctcaccttCAGCTTCATCTGCATAAAAATTTGAGTTACCAAAAACAGTaccacaggtaagtataaaccaaacaaccatgAGATTATTAATGCATTAATGCttccaacatgcatgcatatgatgaaatatgcattatgccccAAAACGTCATTTTCcccaaaaatgaatattttccaacgcacgccaaaatcccattttggcccaaacatatccgtaaaacatttttctagaaaattattcacacaaaatccatatccaagacacgctattttcccagaaaataatccattaatccattattaccatatgcaccatgatctcccctagggaccatccgcacgtcttggcttcgtagcgatgtctagtttcgcgcccagcgcgttcgtggccaagcatcctctagcccccacCAGCAGAGAGGCCACGAAGTcagcacgagaccatctcgtccgatcccattgtcgcctagcgacaatccaggggacgtcactcagtatattcctaTCCCGaatgaccagaggagctccatcgagataatggttcatctcggcttggggtcgtgatacacacgcacccaaaaatcctttcacatgaaaacccagttttcaataaacacataaacatgaatgaaattacacgaaaacccagtttcctttacaaacatgatcatgcgtgcaaacaTGCCATATACACGAAACATCTCAATAACCAACACTCAACACAacccaaacacacaaacaacttcatccaccaatccatccgacccccgtactcctcgaactcagtctGGCAAAACCAAACAATTCATAGTGtaatgagttagtgtaaaaatgcatttaaatcacgaaagttctttggaaaatacttacaatgctattttataatttccgAAGGATAACGGAGCTGAaagaagtggcaacacagcaacaaaaTAGCgacaaatgcactgtggccgtaggtctgaaaaactcacttttgaacgggtacaaACGAAGACCTGAGATtgctagggaagggcttaggg carries:
- the LOC108996704 gene encoding uncharacterized protein LOC108996704, whose product is MCVVRNKPLEEEEHEEVSGAEMLVLENTVSELELDFQSEVFPQDKVYLTESKANEGIGTSRSRVKKLIGKLKPKVVALLETFQNLEEARKLARCLNFDNVISNENDGGKIWIFWNSTYVVHVVWMGVQFISMLVGEGTEMFLLTAVYAKCTMAEGRLLWDDLGSQNLGSHPCVFLGDFNIIRNDSEMMRGRPQPSMAMEDFNNWIHQGGLIEMATKGSMLTWCNGQSGLAHSWARLDRALMDSSSHALFPNATCSYLPRYTSDHAPMFIELKKDPFIYGSTSFRFQQMWVDHHSFLDCVWVGWDFRVEGSAIQILTRKLKPTKVVLREWNKRVFGHTLGRIDALEKQVEEIEQQFQVNWEENLRENYIW